The following are encoded together in the Cynocephalus volans isolate mCynVol1 chromosome 4, mCynVol1.pri, whole genome shotgun sequence genome:
- the ACP2 gene encoding lysosomal acid phosphatase yields the protein MAGRQSSWSRAALLQLLLGVHLMVMPPTQARSLRFVTLLYRHGDRSPVKTYPKDPYQEEEWPQGFGQLTKEGMLQHWELGQALRQRYHGFLNTSYHRQEVYVRSTDFDRTLMSAEANLAGLFPPNGIQRFNPNISWQPIPVHTVPIAEDRLLKFPLGPCPRYEQLQNETRRTSEYQKESIQNAQFLDMVANETGLTDLTLETVWNVYDTLFCERTHGLPLPPWASPQTMQRLSRLKDFSFRFLFGIYEQAEKARLQGGVLLAQIRKNLTLMATASPLPKLLVYSAHDTTLVALQMALDVYNGEQAPYASCHIFELYQEDNGNFSVEMYFRNESNKDPWPLILPGCPHRCPLQDFLRLTEPVVPKDWQQECQLASGAADTEVVVALAVCGSILFLLIVLLLTVLFRMQAQPPGYHHVADGEDHA from the exons ATGGCGGGCAGACAGTCCAGCTGGAGCCGGGCGGCTCTTCTCCAGCTCCTTCTTGGCGTGCACCTGATGGTGATGCCCCCCACCCAGGCCCGGAGTCTACGCTTCGTTACCTTG CTGTACCGACATGGAGACCGTTCACCAGTGAAGACATATCCCAAGGACCCCTATCAGGAAGAGGAATGGCCCCAGGGGTTTGGTCAACTCACCAAG GAGGGGATGCTACAGCACTGGGAGCTGGGCCAGGCACTGCGGCAGCGCTACCATGGCTTTCTAAACACCTCTTACCACCGGCAGGAG GTTTATGTGCGAAGCACAGACTTTGACCGTACTCTCATGAGTGCAGAGGCCAACCTAGCTGGACTCTTCCCTCCCAATGGGATACAGCGCTTCAACCCAAACATCTCGTGGCAGCCTATCCCTGTCCACACTGTGCCCATCGCTGAGGACAGA CTGCTGAAGTTCCCACTGGGCCCCTGTCCCCGTTATGAGCAGCTGCAGAACGAGACTCGACGGACATCAGAGTATCAGAAAGAGAGTATTCAGAATGCA CAATTTCTGGACATGGTGGCCAATGAGACAGGGCTTACAGACCTGACACTGGAGACCGTCTGGAATGTCTATGACACACTCTTCTGTGAG CGCACACATGGGCTGCCCCTGCCGCCCTGGGCCTCACCCCAAACCATGCAGCGTCTGAGCCGGCTAAAGGACTTCAGCTTCCGCTTCCTCTTCGGGATCTACGAGCAGGCGGAGAAGGCCCGGCTTCAGGGGG GAGTCTTGCTGGCTCAGATACGGAAGAATCTGACCCTAATGGCAACTgcctccccactccccaagctgCTGGTTTACTCTGCG caCGACACTACCCTGGTTGCTCTGCAAATGGCACTGGATGTCTACAACGGTGAACAAGCCCCCTACGCCTCCTGCCACATATTTGAACTGTACCAGGAAGATAATGG GAATTTCTCAGTGGAGATGTACTTTCGGAATGAGAGTAATAAGGACCCCTGGCCGCTGATCCTGCCTGGCTGCCCTCACCGCTGCCCCCTGCAGGACTTCCTTCGTCTCACAGAGCCTGTGGTGCCCAAAGATTGGCAGCAGGAGTGCCAGCTGGCAAGTGGTGCTGCAGACACAG AGGTGGTCGTGGCCTTGGCAGTGTGTGGCTctatcctcttcctcctcatagTGCTGCTCCTCACCGTTCTCTTCCGGATGCAGGCCCAGCCTCCCGGCTACCACCACGTTGCAGATGGGGAGGACCATGCCTGA